The sequence AGCACATATGTTTATGGTTTTATTGTGGGTCTTGTACAAACAGTGGTGACATtccgtttgtctttttgtgactccaATATGGTCAACCACTTCTACTGTGATGATGTTCCTTTGATTGCTTTGGCCTGCTCTGACACCCAAGTCAAGGAGCTGATGTTGTTAATCATTGCTGGGTTTAATGCTCTTTGCTCTCTACTGATTGTGTCAATTTCTTATGGTTTCATTGTCTTAGCCATCCTTAGGATCCACTCTGTTGAaggaagacagaaagccttttccACCTGCGTGTCCCACCTGATTTCCATCACAACATTTTATGGAACCTTTATTTTTATGTACCTCCAGCCCAAGTCAAGCCATTTTCTGAACAGAGATAAATTTGCTTCAGTGTTTTATGTGGTGGTGATTCCCATGCTAAACCCACTGATCTACAGCTTGAGAAACCAGGAGGTAAAAAATGCACTGAAGAGAATTATAGAAAAGTTGTGTTTGGCTATaaggtaaatgaaaagtcatatgACAGGTATCAGGAAATTTAGAGTTAAGTCTTGTCAAGTGTCACAGTGCTGGTAAATGACAAAGCCAAATCCCttatttcaagtgctcaaaacTACTTTTGGGGGTATAGCTCTATAGACCCAAGGTGAGTCTCATCCACTGTTTATTCCCAATGACTTCCACATGAAAtgtattttgtaaattttgtttggATTgttgaaagaagagagaaagggaaagggagagagtgagggagacagagagagagaaatccatTTTGGCCatgatattcttcatcaataaagTATTGTGAAATACTAATTTTATCTTAAATTCACGTGATATTGAAAAATTTGGTATATAGTAAAATAGGTCAACATCTCGTATTTTATATTGGAAACCTGCTGCATAGATAATCTGGAAaacatgctgtcatggattgaactgtttcccctcaaaaatatgtgtcaactttgttagaccatgattccccatattatgtggttgacctccattttgtgattgtaattttatatttaagaggattaaggtggaatTATAACACCATCCTTACCCAGGTCCTGTGCTTGAGCCGATGTAAAAGgcagtttccctagggtgtagcctgcaccatctttttttttttttttttaatcttaaaagaaataaaaggaaaggaaaacaagcagggagttgggaacctcataccacccagaaagcagcaccaggagcagagcacatcctttggacctgaggtttctgtgctgagatgctcccagaccaagggaagactgatgacatggaccttcttccagagccagcaaagaaagaaagacttcccctggaactgacaccctgaattagaacttttggcctaccttactgtgaggaaataaatctggtggtgtagtggttaagtgctagggctgctaagcaaaaggttggcagtttgaatccaccaggccctccttggaaaccctatggggcagctctacttcgtccttatagggttgcaatgagtcggaatctacttgacggcaaagggtttggtttgtctttttatttgtcAAAGCcggcatttgtggtatttctgttatagcagcactagacaactaagatacGTGCCAAAGTTTAATAATAGGAGTTTTGGGTTGGAACACTGTGGATAATTATCCTGAAGCACTCTACTTTCTCTGCATTCCACTGGGAAGGATAATGCTATCAGAGTTACCATGACATCAAACATTTAGTGGTACCAAATCTGTATCAGTTTAGATCATTGGAGCCACTTCATACCACTATAATTAACTGCCTGTTATATATGAATATGTGGTTAGGCCTATTGTATATAAGTGTATGTGGGTAGGAActtagattcttcattcagtttgGCTAACCATTTTAGCTTTTCCAATTAATGTGATAAGAGAGTCAGTTCACATTTCTGTATTTCAACTGCTTCATCTGCAGAAGGCAGTAAGAGTTTCTTTTTCTCAGACTGACTGTAAGTAGAACGgtaacatagagtttccaagaagcagctggtggattcaaacttcagaTCTTTTGTGCTCTTCACTACTGTGCTACTGTCATGGaatgagttatgtccccccagaaatgtgtatcaacttggttaagccatgattcccagcattgtatggttgtcctccattttgtgattgtaattttatgtttagaggattagggtaggattataacaccaccctcactcaggtcagctccctgatccaaggtaagggagctcccctggagtgtggcctgcaccaacttttatctctcaagagataaaaggaaagggaagcaagcagagagttggggaccttgtaccaccaagaaagcagtaccaggagcagagtgtgtcctttggacacagggtccctgtgcctgagaagctccttgaccaggggaagattgaggacagggacttttctccagagcctacaaagagagaaagccttcccctggagctgacaccctgaatttggacttgtaacctactagactgtagaaaataaatttctctttgttaaagccatccacttgtggtatttctgttatggcagcactagatgactaagaaagccACTAAGGCTCTGATTGTGAGGATTAGACCAGGTTATAAATATGAAGGGTATTGCACAGTTCTTAGCACATAGCAAGCAATCATAAATGTTGACTATTACATTTAATTATTAACATTATAATTGCATTAATGATTCCTTTGATTTGGTCTTAGAAAATGGAGTAACCTTTTTGTAAATAATTGCCAGAATGATgtacttcattttaaaaatcctcaaaatGGTACTATAAAAGCCAAAAAGTTATTTTGTAGTGATCTCTTAAAGCAATGCAAtgcttttaaattaatttttatgtgaGTTGATGAACATAttgtcaattgatttttttattggAGAAAGCAGTTCCCTCATACCTTCTACTCAATGTTATTAATTATATGcatcattttctaaaaaaaatcattaattatAAATTATTAATATACTCAGatacaaacatttaaaataaaattaaaacaaacatccAGTGAATCTTTTTGTTGTTTCAAGTGCTTAGTGCAGTGCTTTAAATTAACTTTCTCAGTTAATGTTCATAATACCCAGCTGTGTTATGAACAAGTTATTATTCTCATTCTATCAAGAGAACAAAGTAGTTTATGTAATGTACTAATATTCACATAGCTAATATCTGGAAGAACCAAGATTTGAATTTAGTTTTTTTCAAACCAGAAAGTTCAATTTTTAATTACTTTCCTATACTTGCAAGTACAGTTGTAGAAGgttggaatttttctttttttttttaattgaatgccGAGTCACAGAACATATatttctataaaaattttttgtaagtttgaatGCTCAAAAAGGTATGTGAGCCTGAGTCTGGTACAGAATCTAGACTCTTCCCCCATGTAGCTTATAtattcacaaaaaataaataaaggggaaGGTCACCACACATAGGGGCAGAGAACTTCTGCCTTTATCATTCTTTTGTCTATCAGTGACGTTAATTTCAAATGTGTCTCGGAATCTCCCACTTGTTTCCACAGCCAGATTCTTAGCTGTTGCTATAACGTATAACCAAATTCCACCTTGACACTTTGATGTCACTGGGTCCCGCTGCTCAACTGTCTTTGTTTAGAACATGAGAAAAGGACCCTAAACAACTCTGAGGTACAATTTTCTTAACTATAAATTGGGTCCTTAGGAGAAATAATCTCAAATGGGTCTCAACCTGTGTGATCAGTAATCTAGTAAAATGCCAACTTCCTATGCTTAGTAACAGACCAAACTGAATGCCAAGAGGAAGGAatcaatatatatgtatagtatATATGTTATCaccagtagtttgaacccatccaatgGCTTTTCAGGAAAAAGACccggagtctgctcccataaaaactaAGATTACAGGCaacaaaatcctatggggcaattctactctgacacagggtgtctatgagttggaatcgacttgaaggtacctgacaacaacagcaacactagtTATTCATTGTctataatactgaatataccacggactgccaaaagaacaaacaaatctgtcttagaagaagtacagccagaatgctccttagaggcaaggatggtgagacttcgtcttacaaactttggtcatgttgtcaggagggttcaggccgtgaagaaggacatcatgcttggcagagtgccgggtcagtggaaaagaggaagacccttaacaaggtggatcgacacagtggttgcaacaatgagctcaagcatagcaacgattgtaaggttggctcaggaccaggcagtgtttcgttctgttgtgcatagggtcgctatgagttggaaccgactcgacggcacctaacaacaacaacaacaatactccaATATTACTTTGAGGGGATAAAAAATCTGTACAAAGAATATGGGCTTCTCTAAACTAATTCttaaataagaaatatatttgaaggaatatGAAGGCGTTACAAACTAGTCCACAAAAAAGGTGTAAATGAAACTCTATGAGAATAGTTACATTCTAAAATATTCCcaaaaaattatcttaaaataattttataattatattaGAGCATACTTTTAAGGAATTTTAACCTCATGCATTTTTagattatatattttttgataaACAGGTTAAAGACCACTTAATTTATCTATCCTGTTAATCCTATTTTTCACATATTGAGTTTGAATATGTGACTATGATTTATCAGCTGTGTAATGTTAGATAACTTCTTTACTTTGTCCATATTTACTTTCACATTTATAAAATTGTAAATAATAGCTGTATATACTTCTTAGTATTAATAAGAGGATTAAATGATTTGATAAATGCTACCCActtagaatggagccaaataatGGCGAACATTGAATGAATGTTagcaattttattattattattacaaatagTACAAAAATTTTAGCACTTGGTGATGCTCTTTTACGCAAATATGATATTTAAGAATCTTATGTTGTATGGGGAGGAATCTGTTCTGTTTAGAACAAGGCAGTCTTTATTCAACCAGCTGATAAGGGTTGAAAACCAGCTaaggctaaaaaaaaatctaatacaaAGTCTAAAACTTTTAACATCAATATCCAAAAACTATCACTTTGACTTTTATTCATATTATACTACTAAACCATTGTAGatacaaaataataatactttCATTTACAAGAAAATTTCATTGTGATATGGTTAATGAAGCAGGCAATATTGATAATAAAGTTATTTATTTAAGTCTCTCTTAGTTTTCATCCATTTTGCTAAGGTATTTACATAGATTTCTATCTGAATTTTTACACCCggacatgagttgaaatcaactgcaGACTCCACAGGAAGAGATTACATCTCACTGAACTCTCAGGCTTGTTTGATTAGAATTAGTAGGACTGCTTGATTAAATACCTGGCGTTAGAATGCCACCAGGTTGTGTCCCTCTTAGTTAAATACTGATAAATGTTTGAGAGGTCAATGAGCTCATCTATTATTACATGTAACAAACATTTACATATCTAACATTCATTTAAAGGACATTTACATAGCACTTTTTATCACAGATTTTGTTCTAAGCAATTCATAGATTAGCCTATTTAATCCTTAAAAGAAACAACTGAGTCGAGCCTTATTATTTCCAAAACTGGGTACAGAGGACAGTACAGTTTAAGTCAGTTCTCCAAGAATACGCAGCCAATAAGGAGAGGAAATGGCAGTCAAACTCGGTCAGCCTTATTCCTGAGCACAGAGGTCTTACAAAAACATGCTGCTCCCTTTGTTTTGGATACacttgtgtgtttttcttttcatgtctGTGTTTGTATTTGACCACAATTTCACTAGCCTGTAAAGGTGTTGGTGGCTGGAACAGGAATCTAAAGTATACTGACTATCCAAGTGTGACCCTGATAGCTACAGATAATGACGATGTCTGTTGAAATAACAGTCAAATTTTCAGTCAGTTGGgaaagaattataaaaaataaaagcaagagaTTCCTTTCCCTACTTTTATGTAACaaagatttttattattattttcttaattgcaACATCTTTAAAGTTTCATAGCCTTTATCTAAGACTTACTTCAAGGCTTCTTTTACCTCCTCGTTCCTTAGACTATAGATGAGAGGTTTGACACAGGGATCACCACAGTGTAAAAGACAGAAGCCATTTTGTCTGTGTCCAGGGAGTGATTTGATTTAGGCTGTAGGTACAAAAAGACTAATGTGCCACAGAAAATAGTGACAGCCACTATATGACAGCTACAGGTGGAGATGGCCTTGCATCACCCCTGAGTGGAACAAATACTTATGATGCAGATAATGATAAAGGTGTAGAAGAGTACAATCGAAAAGTAAGGGGTCATATAAAGCCAGTGAAAGAAAAGGTCAGAATTTCCTTCATATGTGTGTCTGAACAGGACAGAGCTAAGAGAGGAACGTCATTGTAATAGAAACCTCAATTTTATTGGGGCCACTGTAAGTTAGACAGAAGGCGATAATGGCATGGAAAAGGGCAACTagaaagctatatatatataaaatggaacaACAATTAACTGAATGCAGGCTCTTTTTGACATCAATATTGAATAATCCAGAGGACTAGAGATGGCCATGTAGCTATCAGAAGCCATAGACACTCAAAGGACTCACTCAGAGATCATGCATCAAGTAGCCCAGTTGTGTTTCACAAACATGGAAAGGAATAGTGTTGTGTTCAACAACAAAGTTCACCATCATCTTTAGGGTAATGGCAGAAGAATAAAAAAGTACTACAgatttccagccaacatggcgttATAGAAAGAACCACCAGGCCGTCCCTCCACAgaaaagacttgaaaaactaaatgaaacagagacaagcatcaatcctggaacctgaagtgtcaaatgaagagaataagaactcagccaagcactgaatggaataagaaactgacagagaaccgggagcaaggagagatacgtgcAGAGGTACCCCGTCTGCTAATGAAGCTCGGGTTCCCCAGcctggactcctgttggagatcagcggacagggagcataggaaagcaacttcacagagctctcagcaggagacagagcaccaggtaacTAGTGATACAGACATTTCCACCTCCCATCCTCTTCCCTGCTGTTCCTTTACACTTTCCGGCTGGCAGCAGTGGCTtggccagccaggaagtgcagcacccatgccacttggattcaccccacccacatcgaGATCAGCCGACAAAGAGTATGAGAAAGCAGTTTCACAAtattcccagcagaagacagagcacctggtagccagcgatatatgctttcctaataTCCACCCTTCCTCCTTCTGAGTTGGCCTACTCTActtcctgccagccacagtctctttgcCAGGAAGCAACCGCTTAGGCCCTGGGCTGCTAGGATTCAcgctgcccacactggccagtttcctgagtgccatttgtctgttgctggaGTTGCTTttatccatttcttttggtttcttcagtgCCTTCAAGCACCTCTCACTCGTTTCTCTCAAACACATGgcaccatgtgccatctttgcttcttcttgaaaggctgtgaagttcTGCTCAACTGGGAAACCACTCTCCCAGCCCCCCACCCACAACACGAAGCTGGTGGGTTCCctggggctttgttttgttttgcttagttcttgtttgtttgttttctttttcttttcaaggcTTGGG comes from Elephas maximus indicus isolate mEleMax1 chromosome 7, mEleMax1 primary haplotype, whole genome shotgun sequence and encodes:
- the LOC126079454 gene encoding olfactory receptor 5AL1-like, whose protein sequence is MAKGNLSALTEFILLGLTDNPDLQAILFSVFLVIYLVSFIDNLGLIVLIQISPQLHTPMYFFLKHLALVDFSLTSTVTPNTLVNFLCEVKSITFYACATQVCCFITFVVCELYLLSIMAYDRYVAICNPLLYAVIMPGKLCTQLVASTYVYGFIVGLVQTVVTFRLSFCDSNMVNHFYCDDVPLIALACSDTQVKELMLLIIAGFNALCSLLIVSISYGFIVLAILRIHSVEGRQKAFSTCVSHLISITTFYGTFIFMYLQPKSSHFLNRDKFASVFYVVVIPMLNPLIYSLRNQEVKNALKRIIEKLCLAIR